TCGGCATTGTCATCGGCACGATGACCCTGACCGGCGTCGGCACGATCTTCGGCAACGCCGTCGTCGCGATCGGCAAGGAATCGCTGTTCCTGGCGCTGGTGCTGACCATGATCGTCAGCCTGACCCTCGGCATGGGCATCCCGACCATCCCGAACTACATCATCACTTCCTCGCTGGCGGCACCGATCCTGCTCAAGCTCGGCGTTCCCCTGATCGTCAGCCACATGTTCGTGTTCTATTTCGGCATCATGGCCGACCTGACGCCGCCGGTCGCGCTGGCGGCCTTCGCGGCAGCGCCGATCGCCAAGGAATCCGGCTTCAAGATCGGCTTCCAGGCGATCAAGATCGCAATGGCGGGCTTCGTCATCCCGTTCATGGCGGTCTATGATCCGGCCCTGATGCTGCAGCCGGTCCAGGGCGTCACCGGCACCGCCTACGCCTTCGCCGCCGCCTACATCATCGGCAAGACACTGCTGGCGATCTGCCTCTGGGGCGCGGCGACGATCGGCTTCCTCAAGCGCGAGATGGCATTGTGGGAACGGGCGCTGGCGGCCGCCGCCGCGGCCTGCCTGGTGCTTGCCTTGCCCGTCACCGATGAGGTCGGCTTTGCCCTCGCGGCCTTGCTGATCGGCCTGCATCTCTGGCGAGCAAAAGTGGCGGCCAGAGCCGCCGCATGATCTGCCTTGCCGCCGGCGCATTGCTGATCTCGCTCGGAGCGAGCGAGATCACCCTGTCCTGGCGGCATTCGGTGCAGAAGTCGCTATGGGAGGAACTTTGGCGGCAAGGCCCGGACGGCCTTGTCCTGACTGAGGCCCGCATCAAGGGCTCCGGCGCCGGCATGGATCCGCCTGATGGCGCCAGGCTCGTCGACGGCTTCTGGCGCTGGAAACCGAACCTGCCCGCGCTGCCAGAGGTGGTGATGCGCCGTTCCGGCGCCACCGCCGACTGGCGAATCTGCGTGGAAGGCCGCTGCCGGGCGCTCGACGAGATGCTGCCGGCTGAAGCCGATCCGGTGGTGATGAAGCCCTGCGGCTGAACTCAGCTGCGGTGGGTCAGGCGTTCGATCTTCACGACCCGGCGCATGAAATTCACCAGGCCATAGGCGGCAAGCACCGAGAACAGGCCCATCAGCACATAGGCGACGACGTGGCCGAGCTCGAACAGGCCGGCGAGCGCCCAGCCTGACGCCAGCGCAACGCCGAAGATCTCGACCGCGATCAGGATGGCAAGCGAGACCACCATGATCACGTTGCGCCAGTTGGTGCGGCCAGCCGCCATGCTTTTACCCTCAGAACCCATGCATGGACCGCCTAGCCTAGCCGGCGGCGGCATGCAACAAAATCGCGCCTACCGGCATATGGTCCCGCCTGCCTGAATGAAAAGAACCTGATGCCCGATTCACCGGTTTTCAATTCGGCCGCCGTCGCCGCACCCCACCGCCTCGCATCCGAAGCCGGGCGCGCCATCCTCGCCGAGGGCGGCAATGCGATCGAGGCGATGGTCGCCATGGCTGCGACCATCGCGGTCGTCTACCCCCACATGAATGCGATCGGCGGCGACGGCTTCTGGCTGGTGCACGAGCCCCGCGGCAAGGTCCATGCGATCGAGGCCTGCGGTCCGGCAGGGAGCCTCGCCACGATCGAGCGCTATCGCGAGAAGGGCCATGACACGCTGCCGGCGCGCGGCCCGGATGCGGCGATCACCGTCGCCGGCGCGATCGGCGGCTGGCAGGCGGCGCTCGCTTTGTCCGCCAGCCTCGGCGGCAAGCTGCCGCTGAAGGATTTGCTCACAGACGCGATCCGCCACTGCACCGAGGGCTACGACATCTCGGAGTCGGAGCTGCGCACCTGGCCGCAGGAAGTCGATGCTGTGAAGGCGGCGCCCGGTTTCAGCGAATTCTTCTGGCCGGGCGGCGAACGGCCCAAGGCCGGCGACCGCCGCAAGCCCACAGCTCTCGGTGCGACACTGGAGCAGCTTTCCCATGCCGGGCTCGACGATTTCTATCGCGGCGACATCGGCCGCGAGCTCGCGGAGGACCTCGGGCGCATCGGCGCGCCGATCACCCGCGCCGATCTCGAAACCTTCCGCGCCCGGCCCGTCCAGGCGCTGTCGCTGAAGCTGCCTGGGCTGACCGTCTACAATTTCCCGCCGCCGACCCAGGGCCTCACCGCCCTGATGATCCTCGGCATCTTCGAGAAGCTCGGCGTCACCCGGCCGGAGAGCTTCGACCATCATCACGGGCTGGTCGAGGCGGTCAAGCGGGCGCTCGCCATCCGCGACAGGGTCGTCACCGACCCGGCCTTCATGATGATCGATCCGGCAAGCCTCCTGACCGACACCGCTCTGGAACGCGAAGCCGCGAAGATCGACCGCAAGCGCGCCGCGAGTTGGCCGTTCCGGCCCGGCGAGGGCGACACGATCTGGATGGGCGCGATCGACGGCTCCGGCCTCGCGGTGTCCTATATCCAGTCGCTCTACTGGGAATACGGCTCGGGCTGCATCCTGCCGAAGACCGGCGTCAACTGGCAAAACCGCGGTGTTTCGTTCTCGCTCGATGCGAAGGCGCTCAACCCGCTGATGCCCGGCCGCAAGCCCTTCCATACGCTCAATCCGCCGCTCGCCCGCTTCGACGATGGCCGGATCGTCAGCTACGGTGCGATGGGCGGCGACGGCCAGCCGCAATTCCAGGCGCAGATCCTGTCGCGCTATCGCTTCGGCCAGGGTGTTGCCGACGCGGTCGATGCACCGCGCTGGCTGTTCGGCCGCACCTGGGGCGCCGGCTCGATCTCGCTCAAGCTGGAGAACCGCTTCGACCCGATGCTGCTGGCAAGGCTCACCGCCGCCGGGCACCCGGTCGAGGAATACAGCGAGGCCTATTCCGACCAGTTCGGCCATGCCGGCATGCTGGTGAAGCACCAGAAGGGCCATGTCGAGGCGACGCATGATCCGCGCTCGGATGGCGACGCACGCGGCATCTGATTGAGATCTGGGGGGATCTGAGAACACATGATCGAGAACGACCCGTTCCGCTGCTTCGTGCCTTATCCGCAAGCGCCGGTGAAGCATGCCTCGTCCGGCCCGCTCGCCGGGCTGACGCTCGCGGTCAAGGACCTGTTCGACGTCAAGGGCTATCCAACTGGCGCGGGCTCGCCGACCGTGCTGGCGCTGTCGGGGATCAAGACCAAGACAGCGCCGATCGTGAAGGCCTTCCTGGAGGCCGGCGCCCGCTTCGTCGGCAAGACCCATACCGACGAGCTTGCCTTCTCGCTCAACGGCAAGAATGCCCATTTCGGCTCGCCCGTGAATCCGGCGGCACCTGACCGCATCACCGGCGGCTCGTCCTCCGGTTCGATGGCGGCGGTCGCCGGGCGGCTCGCCGATATCGGCCTCGGCTCCGACACCGGCGGCTCGGTCC
This genomic interval from Bosea sp. 29B contains the following:
- a CDS encoding DUF1850 domain-containing protein, with the protein product MICLAAGALLISLGASEITLSWRHSVQKSLWEELWRQGPDGLVLTEARIKGSGAGMDPPDGARLVDGFWRWKPNLPALPEVVMRRSGATADWRICVEGRCRALDEMLPAEADPVVMKPCG
- a CDS encoding gamma-glutamyltransferase, with product MPDSPVFNSAAVAAPHRLASEAGRAILAEGGNAIEAMVAMAATIAVVYPHMNAIGGDGFWLVHEPRGKVHAIEACGPAGSLATIERYREKGHDTLPARGPDAAITVAGAIGGWQAALALSASLGGKLPLKDLLTDAIRHCTEGYDISESELRTWPQEVDAVKAAPGFSEFFWPGGERPKAGDRRKPTALGATLEQLSHAGLDDFYRGDIGRELAEDLGRIGAPITRADLETFRARPVQALSLKLPGLTVYNFPPPTQGLTALMILGIFEKLGVTRPESFDHHHGLVEAVKRALAIRDRVVTDPAFMMIDPASLLTDTALEREAAKIDRKRAASWPFRPGEGDTIWMGAIDGSGLAVSYIQSLYWEYGSGCILPKTGVNWQNRGVSFSLDAKALNPLMPGRKPFHTLNPPLARFDDGRIVSYGAMGGDGQPQFQAQILSRYRFGQGVADAVDAPRWLFGRTWGAGSISLKLENRFDPMLLARLTAAGHPVEEYSEAYSDQFGHAGMLVKHQKGHVEATHDPRSDGDARGI